From a single Mus caroli chromosome X, CAROLI_EIJ_v1.1, whole genome shotgun sequence genomic region:
- the Usp26 gene encoding ubiquitin carboxyl-terminal hydrolase 26 has protein sequence MEPILINAQVQMWSAKAGMSKSRNALIETCIGKREVKLILYFSTGKIKTLQLHNNIKSVVLQTYGEDQNYLHLTFKNNDFLFVEKLTTTDARKLKRFLDKTYQGSIQPARSYERCGEPSTSAQELNDSGSSCETNSECFETPKDSEMCMFQELSLLPSSSAFLHSVGLLETQFIKRKRFFSDLAKNENQSNLKDSIRDFEANLVVCISNENGKERNVREVDISKSGFGFPLETNYPEDSGVDVRDLNDLITKLFSPVLLETHGIENGLDWHEYMKTCLLYPEKLWQGLPNVGNTCYINVVLQSLCSIPLFINDLFNQGFPWIKAPKDDFNMRLMQLLVLKDIYNARFRQKLLIGITKALPIFGEIFAADRQNDAHEFLSLCLVQLKETFQRITMMWQSENESGDFYLLKDIFADYATINKMPVCPVTNNFEFELLSSIFCKACGLTLFKGEPSRYLSINIPQGGEDMSIQSTLDFFFSAEELEHRCEKCLYDKSVSSHRFGQLPRVIIVHLKRYQFNESWVIKKDERPILVSKYLRLSCHCSKITKPPPPLRPGEHVKNLDLLKPFEVLGSEILKLPFNSVRTPRSKGFSTINIRSNRESEAQSGKRVSEVLSGKVQQENSGKGDTAHIIGSELTKETEKLKKHEEEHRPSDLDYGSIREAQKYQQAEKCNEGRSDKHISLEALTQSHPKPISQEQTETLGKTTLSHTQDSSQGSQSSSGSSKSSRCSDDLHKKAKPTYKGDPTKLNKKEENVYRLVNVINHIGSSANGGHYINDAFDFKSQSWFTYSDLQVTRIQEDFVYRGRSSTGYVFFYMHNDIFEELLAKETQSTSSSKG, from the coding sequence atggAGCCCATATTGATAAATGCTCAAGTCCAGATGTGGAGTGCAAAGGCAGGAATGTCCAAGTCAAGAAATGCACTCATTGAAACATGTATAGGAAAAAGAGAAGTCAAGCTGATTCTCTATTTCAGCACTGGAAAGATTAAGACTTTGCAACTACACAATAATATTAAAAGTGTGGTCCTTCAAACCTATGGCGAAGACCAGAATTACCtacatttgacttttaaaaataatgatttcttgTTTGTTGAGAAACTCACCACCACAGATGCCAGAAAACTGAAGAGATTCCTAGACAAAACCTATCAAGGTAGTATTCAGCCAGCCAGAAGTTATGAGAGATGTGGTGAGCCTAGCACAAGTGCACAGGAGTTGAATGACTCTGGAAGTTCATGTGAAACAAATAGTGAGTGCTTTGAAACACCCAAAGACAGTGAAATGTGCATGTTTCAGGAGTTGTCTTTGCTTCCATCCTCATCAGCCTTTCTTCACAGTGTAGGATTATTAGAAACCCAATTCATAAAGAGGAAAAGATTTTTCTCTGATTTAGCAAAGAATGAAAATCAGAGCAACCTGAAGGACAGTATCAGGGACTTTGAGGCAAATTTAGTGGTGTGTATAtctaatgaaaatggaaaagaaaggaatgtaAGAGAAGTAGACATCAGTAAGTCAGGGTTTGGATTTCCACTTGAGACCAACTATCCTGAAGATAGTGGTGTGGATGTTCGTGATCTTAATGATCtcattacaaaattattttctccagTTCTGTTGGAAACACACGGTATTGAGAACGGCCTAGATTGGCATGAGTATATGAAAACATGCTTGCTTTACCCAGAGAAATTGTGGCAAGGCCTGCCTAATGTGGGAAACACCTGCTATATAAATGTTGTATTACAGTCTCTATGCTCAATACCACTGTTTATTAATGATTTATTCAACCAGGGTTTCCCATGGATTAAAGCTCCCAAAGATGATTTTAACATGCGCTTGATGCAACTGCTTGTTTTGAAAGATATTTACAATGCACGATTTAGACAGAAGTTACTTATAGGCATTACAAAAGCCCTCCCCATATTTGGAGAGATATTTGCTGCTGACAGGCAGAATGATGCTCATGAGTTTTTAAGTCTCTGTTTAGTTCAGTTGAAGGAGACTTTCCAAAGAATAACCATGATGTGGCAGTCTGAAAATGAGTCGGgggatttttatttacttaaagacATTTTTGCTGATTATGCTACTATCAACAAAATGCCCGTTTGTCCTGTAACCAATAATTTTGAATTTGAGTTGCTAAGCTCCATTTTTTGTAAAGCTTGTGGCCTGACTCTTTTTAAGGGAGAACCAAGTAGATACCTTTCTATCAACATTCCCCAAGGAGGGGAAGACATGTCCATCCAGTCCACTTTAGATTTTTTCTTTAGTGCAGAGGAGCTTGAGCATAGGTGTGAAAAGTGTTTGTACGACAAATCTGTTTCATCGCACAGGTTTGGCCAGCTACCCAGGGTTATTATTGTTCATCTGAAACGCTATCAGTTTAATGAGTCATGGGTAATAAAGAAGGATGAGCGGCCCATCCTTGTTTCCAAATACTTAAGGCTGTCTTGTCATTGTAGCAAAATCACAAAACCGCCCCCACCCCTTCGCCCAGGTGAACATGTTAAGAATCTTGACTTATTAAAACCCTTTGAAGTGTTGGGTTCTGAAATACTCAAATTGCCTTTTAATTCAGTGAGGACCCCTAGATCCAAGGGTTTCTCAACTATAAACATCAGATCAAACAGGGAGTCAGAAGCACAAAGTGGGAAAAGAGTCTCTGAAGTGTTGAGTGGAAAAGTGCAGCAGGAAAATTCAGGGAAAGGTGACACAGCACATATAATTGGGTCAGAACTTACAAAGGAGACCGAGAAACTCAAGAAACATGAGGAAGAGCATAGACCTAGTGATTTAGATTATGGTAGTATCAGGGAGGCCCAAAAGTACCAACAGGCTGAGAAATGTAATGAAGGGAGAAGTGATAAGCACATTTCCCTAGAGGCACTTACTCAAAGCCATCCAAAACCAATCTCCCAGGAACAGACCGAAACCCTTGGGAAAACTACACTTTCACATACCCAGGATAGTAGTCAGGGTTCACAGAGCTCATCAGGTTCCAGTAAGAGCTCCCGATGCAGTGATGATCTCCATAAGAAGGCAAAGCCTACATACAAGGGGGATCcaacaaagttaaataaaaaagaagaaaatgtttacagGCTTGTTAATGTTATCAACCATATTGGGAGCAGTGCCAATGGAGGCCACTATATCAATGATGCCTTTGACTTCAAGAGTCAGAGTTGGTTCACTTATAGTGATCTCCAAGTAACAAGGATCCAAGAGGACTTTGTATATAGGGGTCGGAGTTCGACTGGCTATGTCTTCTTTTACATGCATAATGATATATTTGAAGAGCTCTTGGCAAAGGAAACTCAGTCTACCAGCTCATCCAAGGGTTAG